AGCTCTTTTAATTTCTTCGTCAGAGCCAATGCCGATGGCCCGCAGGAAGGTAGTGACCGGGAATTTGCGCCGGCGGTCAATCCGGACAGAAATCACATTATTGCGGCTGATGTTAAATTCCAGCCAGCTTCCTCTCAGGGGCCGGACCTCCGAAAAATAAAGCATTCTGCCGGTGACGGGATCAATGTCGCCCAGGAAATAGACACCCGCAGAACGAACGAGCTGGTGAATAACCGCCCGCTCAATGCCATTAATAATGAAGGTGCCCGAGGGAGTCATTACCGGCACCTCGCCAAGGAATACTTCCTGAGAAGTGGTTTCGCCGGTTCGCTTATTGAGAAGGGTAGCTTGGACCCGGATCGGCATGTCAAAGGTAACACCTTTCAGGGCTGCGGAGACCGCCGTGTATTTCGGCTCGCCGAAAGTGTATTTACCTAAGGATAATTCCCAGTTCTTGCCGGTGAAATCAGAAATGGGCGAAACTTCGGCTAAAAGTTCGCCGATACCCTCATCGAGAAATTGCTGATAAGATTCGCGGTGGATAGAAACGAAGTCTAACTGCGGTAAAGAAGGATAGGATTTACCCCAATAAAGCCGTTCTACGGGCTTGGAGTCGGAAATTTTCGCAGCCGGTTTTTGGTTTTTCTTGGCCATCAACAAAAAGTGTCCCGAAGGACTACAAAAACTAGCGAACCTACAATATGTTCGCCTAAAGACTTCTATTCAACTGAAGCTATTTTAGCAGAAAATCAGGTTTCGTCAAGAGGGAAACTACTGGACATAATTAGCCACATTGGCGTTGTGTTCCTGGAGGGTTTTGGCAAAATGAGAGACGCCGTTTTTGTCGGCCACATAATATAAATAGTCGGTCTTGGCCGGATTAATCGCGGCCTGAATAGAAGCCAAGCCTGGATTACTGATTGGCCCTGGCGGCAAACCGGCATTTTGGTAGGTATTGTAAAGTGATTTAATTTTAAGATCGTCGAGAGTTAAATTCTGTTTCCAGTATCCAAGAGCATATTGGACTGTGGCATCAATATCCAAGGACATCCCTGCTTCCAGGCGGTTGTAAATGACACTGGCAATGAGTGGCCGGTCCTGTGGGTGTTTGGCTTCCCGTTCAACCATCGACGCGACAATTAGTTGTTGCGGGGTAACACTGGCGACTCTTGCGTCAAAAGTTTGCCGCATCAGTTGACGGACACTATCAATGGTGGCTGTCCGGGGAACCAAGTAAGTTTCAGGGAAATATTTTCCCTCTTCGTTCCAAGTACCAACAGGCTCGGAAAGACCTTGTTTTTGCAGGTAACTAATGATTTCTGAACTTCGCCAGCCTTCAGGAATAGTAATTTTCACCTGTTCTTCCATGCCAAAAGTCAACGCTTTGGCAATTTCGGGAGTACTCATGGCCGGGGTAAGTTCAAAGGTTCCTGCCTGCGGATTTTTTTCCAGCCCCAGCCGGACCAAGAGAAAATAAACAATCTGGTTACGAATAAGCCCTTTTTCTTTGAGGTTATTGGAAACTTCCCTGACGGTATCGCCTTTGGCGACCACAAAAGTCAGGTTAGTTTTGTCCGAAGTATTCACCGGCAGGAGGGAAACTTTCCACCAAAAAGCAGTCCCGATAACCAGAAGCACGAGGAGCCCGCCGGCCAGAATTAGCCTTTTCATGGTTTCAGACCTCATCCATTTTGGCCCGACGGAATTTTCCACTTTCTTCAACATAAACCCGTTTGCATTTACAAATCACCATTTTCCCGTCTTTTTTACCTTTGGCCAGCGGCATACCGCAACCAACGCATTTGCCCTGGGAAAGTAACCACGCCTGAACGGGAGAAATTAAATTCTTAAACATGTTTACATGTTATCTAAGTAACGCTGCAAAATCAAGGCCGCAGCCACAGCGTGCTGTTTTTGCTTATCTTTAGTTTTTATTCCGGCCGCTTCCACGCTGGTTAAAGTTTCGTCGACCGTTTCGATGGGCATTTTTGTCCAGGCCGCCAGCTTGTCGACAAAGACAAGGGTCTTTTTGGCCATGTTTTTCTCCGAAATACCCACCACCACTTTTTCAGGCTTTAGTCGTTCTACTTCTGCAAAAATATTTTTCGTGGGGACGGTTTTAAGCGGATCGGCCAAACTCCCTTCCGAAGTGGCTATACCGCACCAGCTTTCACCATAATCTACTCCTAGAATCATATCTGTATTAATTTAGCCCGGATAATGCCCCGTTTCCAGATTGTTCCCGGGGGAACGCAGGTGATTAAAGTGACATAAGAGGTATCGAATTTTTGCTCCAGAACGGAAATATCGTCCGGATCGACCACTTTTTTGTCAAAAACCTGATAATGGTAACGGACTCCGTCGGAATTAATATAAATATCGTCACCTTCGTTTAAATCCATGAGAAAAGTAAAAATCCCGGAATAATTTGTCGGGCTGGCAAACTGGGGCAGCTCCGAATGGCCGAAAATAATGTTATTCCCCCACTGCCCCGGCCCCGGTGAAGTCGGCCAGGCAACCAGAGATTTTTTTAGGTCTCCGCCAACTACAACATTAGCACCGTTTATTTTCAATTTCGGGATAGTGAGGGTATAGGCTTTCGCCACCGCTGACTGTGCCGCTAATACTTGACCTGAATTGGCAAACCAGGTAGAAGGATCATAAGATTGGTCCTCCTGCGCCCGGACTAACGGCCCAAAGGTCGAAGCCAACGGAGAAACTATTTTTGTACTTACCGACGGCATGACAAAGAAATACCACCCGACCACCGGCCAGGCTGCCTGAAAAATTAAAAAAATCCCTAAAACCAATAACAGGAGTGAGAAAATTCCGGCGGTTTTCGGATGCCGACGGGGAGGCTTAATTACCCGGGCCGGTCCTTTTACATAAGTGTCCATTAATCAGTTACCGTTTCCAATTTTAAGTTTTGAGCACGCCAGGGGAGGAAGTAATTAATAATACTTTGGAAAACCCGAGGCTTTGCTTCGATATCAACACTGTCAACCCCTGTCTGGGCCGTCAAAATTTCCGTCGCTTTAGTCGGGTTCTTCCCGACAATCTCCCGACTTAGTTGATCCAAATCCACCTGAGGCAGCATTGAAGCCGCCAGTTGAACATCCAAAACGGCGTTTCCTGATTTATCCAGCTTCGTCGATTTAATCTCGGGTTTAGCCGTATCTTTGGCCAAATAGTAACCAGAGGGGACATCGCTGCCAAATTTTTCCAGGAATTTATCGGTCAAATCATCCCGGGAAACAGTTACCCCTTTAAAATTAATTGTCAGATCGAGGCTGACCATATCGGCTTCAGCATCAACATCTTTAGAATAGCGTTTTTGAGTAATTTGCGAAGTTATGGCGTTAGGTAAAAGAGTCTGACCGCTGTCCAGCTTGGTATTAAGATCGGCGGCAGCTTTTTGCTGCAGTTCCGCCGAAAGCGTCGCCAGCAGTCGATCCTGGTCGGCTTTTGTTACTACCGTCGCTTCGTGACTGTTACCTCCGGTTAAAGCCGCGTCATTTTTAGCCTGATAGGAACTGCTGGAAAAACTGCCAATGGTAAACAGAGTTCCGGCCGGCAGGTTATACTTATCCCCGATATCGGCCCCGGTAATCGCGGCGGTCGCAGTCACCTGAGAAGCTGCCCCCGAACCGGACGCCACGGATACATCACTGTTTAAAGTGAATTTTAATCCTTGCGGCGAGGTTAAAACGGTACCCGCCGAAAAGTTTTTGCTATCAGCCGTGCTATAAATTGTCACGCTGCCGTGCGCCTTGTCCCCGACCAGTTTGTTTCCCGTGGCCACGCTTTTCTTGGTTCCCATTTCTGACACGCTGACCATTTGTCCCGAAATTGTCGCTTCCATTTCCCGGTCAAAAGTTTCCGGTTTCAGATGAATAATTACCTTAGCCTGAGGCACCAGGTAGATTATTAATCCCCCGGCCACAAGAATCACCGCCAAGACCGCGGCCGCCAGAAACACCGGAACCGGCGGTTTTTTGGAAGAAAATGCCGGCGCGTTCACATTTACCATCTTTTTGTTTGGTTTCAGATTTTTAAC
The Patescibacteria group bacterium genome window above contains:
- the mltG gene encoding endolytic transglycosylase MltG, yielding MKRLILAGGLLVLLVIGTAFWWKVSLLPVNTSDKTNLTFVVAKGDTVREVSNNLKEKGLIRNQIVYFLLVRLGLEKNPQAGTFELTPAMSTPEIAKALTFGMEEQVKITIPEGWRSSEIISYLQKQGLSEPVGTWNEEGKYFPETYLVPRTATIDSVRQLMRQTFDARVASVTPQQLIVASMVEREAKHPQDRPLIASVIYNRLEAGMSLDIDATVQYALGYWKQNLTLDDLKIKSLYNTYQNAGLPPGPISNPGLASIQAAINPAKTDYLYYVADKNGVSHFAKTLQEHNANVANYVQ
- a CDS encoding RuvX/YqgF family protein, with protein sequence MILGVDYGESWCGIATSEGSLADPLKTVPTKNIFAEVERLKPEKVVVGISEKNMAKKTLVFVDKLAAWTKMPIETVDETLTSVEAAGIKTKDKQKQHAVAAALILQRYLDNM
- a CDS encoding sortase — translated: MDTYVKGPARVIKPPRRHPKTAGIFSLLLLVLGIFLIFQAAWPVVGWYFFVMPSVSTKIVSPLASTFGPLVRAQEDQSYDPSTWFANSGQVLAAQSAVAKAYTLTIPKLKINGANVVVGGDLKKSLVAWPTSPGPGQWGNNIIFGHSELPQFASPTNYSGIFTFLMDLNEGDDIYINSDGVRYHYQVFDKKVVDPDDISVLEQKFDTSYVTLITCVPPGTIWKRGIIRAKLIQI
- a CDS encoding baseplate J/gp47 family protein, whose protein sequence is MDLSSVLSRVGGKSARSESAEQYLAVKISSTEVLATVWAVSEGRVVVENTGGEKIDSQSYEGLLAAADAAVSTALGERQLPAAKTIFGVSPDWINEGKIITEKLQLLRKLCKELDLRPLGYVQLFEALENYLKETEGAPLTAVLVGLDGDNGWVTLFRAGKNLGTIPIPESADGVNNLAAGIEVALRRFTQVEVLPARIILYDGRRDLKTLEEKIMAHPWTKSLPFLHFPRVEVLSGDLIVKAIAIAGGTQMGGRIDVMGAPAEEGEPEKKIEERKNNAENEEEKVREAKAIEEMEEGIEPELEEVTAEEAGFVTDGDFGKLQEMTHEERAVPAMPFKAEAPKMMPKVNFKKIFGSLNPMIEKILAQVKNLKPNKKMVNVNAPAFSSKKPPVPVFLAAAVLAVILVAGGLIIYLVPQAKVIIHLKPETFDREMEATISGQMVSVSEMGTKKSVATGNKLVGDKAHGSVTIYSTADSKNFSAGTVLTSPQGLKFTLNSDVSVASGSGAASQVTATAAITGADIGDKYNLPAGTLFTIGSFSSSSYQAKNDAALTGGNSHEATVVTKADQDRLLATLSAELQQKAAADLNTKLDSGQTLLPNAITSQITQKRYSKDVDAEADMVSLDLTINFKGVTVSRDDLTDKFLEKFGSDVPSGYYLAKDTAKPEIKSTKLDKSGNAVLDVQLAASMLPQVDLDQLSREIVGKNPTKATEILTAQTGVDSVDIEAKPRVFQSIINYFLPWRAQNLKLETVTD